GCACGATCAACGTGCGCTTGCCCTCCAGCAGGTCGCCGCCGATCTCCTTGCCGTACTTGAGGGAGTCGCCCGCGAGGTTGAGCACGTCGTCCCGAATCTGGAAGGCCGCCCCCAGCGCCAGGCCCGCCGGGGTGAAGGCTTCAGCAGGGGTCGCGCCCGCCGCGAGTGCGCCGAGCCGCAGCGGCACGACGACCGTGTAGTGGGCGGTCTTCAGGCGCACCATCTCCAGGTAATCGGCCTCACGCAGGTTCCACTCGCGGTGCTCCACCCAGGCGAGGTCCAGGTGTTGCCCCTCGGCGGTGCGGTGGATCATGGCGAGGAATTCCTCCACGGCGCCCGGCACCCCCGCCCGGTGGACCGCCGCCCACATGTAGGCGTGCAGCGCGTCGCCCGCGTTGATGGCGAGCGGCACCCCGTGGAGGCGGTGCAGCGCAGGCCTGCCCCGGCGCTCTTCCGAGTCGTCCTCGATGTCGTCGTGGATCAGAACCCAGTTCTGAAAC
Above is a window of Deinococcus planocerae DNA encoding:
- a CDS encoding polyprenyl synthetase family protein, with protein sequence MRPDLLDRVLSLLPARGGRPELQLLYDMLRDYPGRGGKGIRSDLLLASARAHGVTPDSERREGALWLAAALELFQNWVLIHDDIEDDSEERRGRPALHRLHGVPLAINAGDALHAYMWAAVHRAGVPGAVEEFLAMIHRTAEGQHLDLAWVEHREWNLREADYLEMVRLKTAHYTVVVPLRLGALAAGATPAEAFTPAGLALGAAFQIRDDVLNLAGDSLKYGKEIGGDLLEGKRTLIVLHWLARAPEEQKRVFLDQMRRNRPDKDPEAIADIHRWLLESGSVRYAQDYADAQAREGLRLLEEALRDAPDQAAARELVNGVRELATREA